In the genome of Opitutia bacterium KCR 482, one region contains:
- a CDS encoding phosphoglucosamine mutase: MKYFGTDGIRGTYGDTEISEPFFAALGVAAAEYLAENGGGKIVVGGDTRASTDALKAAFCGGLEKGGAEFEDLGVLPTPALAYGVLSRGAAMGAMITASHNPHTDNGIKFFDSAARKVEDDAQERLEALLEKHYRPDASYAPKTFAPRKIETGAFARNEYAKKMASIFPKNFLKGLKVAIDMANGATSKISSKVFAEYGAEVFEAGCEPTGLNINDGIGSQHPEKISELCRRVGADVGFAHDGDGDRVVVSDETGSILEGEEILGLIALDAKERGALASNAIVTTLQSNMGLDESLAKSGVSVFRSGIGDRLVMREMLAHGCSVGGENSGHFIFSEVSPCGDGLAAALALLSVMADRGGKLSELRGGISMYPQVSKAVKVARKTPIAETANLSKAIAECESALGKEGRLLVRYSGTEKKIRLLVEGKDAAKIGDCMKILEKAVEIDLQ; the protein is encoded by the coding sequence ATGAAATATTTCGGAACGGACGGTATCCGCGGAACATACGGGGATACGGAAATCAGCGAGCCGTTTTTCGCGGCGTTGGGCGTCGCGGCGGCGGAATACCTCGCCGAAAACGGCGGCGGAAAAATAGTGGTAGGCGGCGACACCCGCGCTTCGACCGACGCGCTCAAAGCGGCGTTCTGCGGCGGGCTTGAAAAGGGCGGCGCGGAGTTTGAAGACTTGGGCGTTCTGCCCACGCCCGCGCTCGCATACGGCGTGCTATCGCGCGGGGCGGCAATGGGCGCAATGATTACCGCCTCCCACAACCCGCACACCGACAACGGCATTAAATTTTTCGACTCCGCCGCGAGAAAGGTCGAGGACGACGCGCAGGAGCGGCTCGAAGCTCTGCTCGAAAAGCACTACCGCCCCGACGCGTCCTACGCGCCGAAAACTTTTGCGCCCCGCAAAATAGAGACGGGCGCGTTTGCTCGCAACGAGTACGCAAAAAAAATGGCGTCGATTTTCCCGAAGAATTTTCTGAAAGGGCTGAAAGTCGCAATCGACATGGCGAACGGCGCGACGAGCAAAATTTCGTCGAAAGTCTTTGCCGAATACGGCGCGGAGGTCTTCGAGGCGGGTTGCGAGCCGACGGGGCTTAACATCAACGACGGAATCGGCAGCCAGCACCCCGAAAAAATTTCCGAACTTTGCAGGCGCGTGGGCGCGGACGTCGGCTTTGCGCACGACGGCGACGGCGACAGGGTAGTGGTTTCCGACGAAACGGGTTCGATTTTGGAGGGCGAGGAAATTCTTGGGCTAATCGCCCTCGACGCAAAGGAGCGCGGCGCGCTCGCATCAAACGCAATCGTCACGACCCTCCAAAGCAACATGGGGCTTGACGAATCGCTCGCAAAAAGCGGCGTGTCGGTTTTCAGAAGCGGAATCGGCGACAGGCTCGTAATGCGCGAAATGCTCGCGCACGGCTGCTCGGTGGGCGGCGAAAACTCGGGGCACTTCATATTCTCGGAAGTGTCGCCCTGCGGCGACGGACTGGCTGCGGCGCTCGCGCTGCTTTCGGTCATGGCGGACAGGGGCGGCAAACTCTCGGAACTGCGCGGCGGAATTTCGATGTACCCGCAGGTTTCGAAAGCCGTGAAAGTGGCTCGCAAAACGCCGATTGCGGAGACAGCAAACCTCTCGAAGGCAATCGCCGAATGCGAGTCCGCGCTGGGCAAAGAGGGCAGGCTGCTCGTGCGCTATTCGGGCACGGAAAAGAAAATCAGACTGCTTGTTGAGGGCAAGGACGCCGCGAAAATCGGCGACTGCATGAAAATACTCGAAAAAGCGGTTGAAATAGACTTGCAGTAA
- a CDS encoding tetratricopeptide repeat protein: MADENTSPEVIEEQIKNLDPRFIRQIESAEKSIDKNPAYVIDICCTVLAKHPSCVEVRKILRQAQFKKFGKGNPIAKIGAAIQGAVFAMQAGAKIKKGQAIEVMAEAEKLLSACPENEAVLKTLADAAASLQYWGTVAEAYQAIARFKPDNEKILMSLADALVKSKQPDAAMQVCERILKKNPSNGDAQAIARSASVIKTMEKGDWENTEVSATKKVKDAEETLNRQKETSSVNDEETLNKMVERLAAQIQTDPENINLYREICGHLRTLKRFDEALEYVRKARQQPLGKGDTTFEKMEQGFLVSSMDRKIAELTKKLEENPSDEQLKAELAQLKKQEHDIKLENAKQMVERYPNDFSYRFELGTLLFEDGNLDEAIMQFQISQRSPKVRAQSLLGLGRAFTMGKKYDLAVDQLETAKKESKIMNDSKKEIIYELGTAYELMGKPEQAFNEFKEIYSADISYKDVAAKINAYYAKK, from the coding sequence ATGGCAGACGAAAACACATCCCCCGAAGTAATCGAAGAACAAATCAAGAATCTCGACCCGCGCTTTATCAGGCAAATCGAAAGCGCGGAAAAATCGATAGACAAAAACCCCGCATATGTAATCGACATTTGCTGCACCGTTTTGGCGAAACACCCGTCGTGCGTGGAGGTCAGAAAAATCCTGCGTCAGGCGCAGTTCAAAAAATTCGGCAAAGGCAACCCGATTGCGAAAATCGGCGCGGCCATTCAGGGCGCGGTGTTCGCAATGCAGGCGGGCGCGAAAATCAAGAAGGGCCAGGCTATCGAAGTGATGGCGGAGGCCGAAAAACTTTTGTCGGCGTGCCCCGAAAACGAAGCCGTTCTCAAAACGCTCGCGGACGCCGCAGCAAGCCTCCAATACTGGGGGACGGTCGCTGAGGCGTATCAGGCTATCGCCCGCTTCAAGCCCGACAACGAGAAAATCCTGATGTCGCTCGCCGACGCGCTCGTAAAGAGCAAACAGCCCGACGCCGCAATGCAGGTCTGCGAAAGAATCCTCAAAAAGAACCCGTCCAACGGCGACGCGCAGGCGATTGCCCGCAGCGCGTCGGTCATCAAGACGATGGAAAAGGGCGACTGGGAAAACACGGAAGTCAGCGCGACAAAGAAAGTCAAGGACGCCGAGGAAACCCTCAACCGCCAGAAGGAGACAAGCTCCGTCAACGACGAGGAAACCCTTAACAAGATGGTCGAACGCCTCGCCGCGCAAATCCAGACCGACCCCGAAAACATCAATCTTTACCGCGAAATCTGCGGACACCTCCGCACGCTCAAACGCTTCGACGAAGCCCTCGAATATGTCCGCAAGGCCCGCCAGCAGCCGCTCGGCAAGGGCGACACCACGTTCGAGAAAATGGAGCAGGGCTTCCTCGTTTCGTCGATGGACAGAAAGATTGCCGAACTCACAAAGAAGCTCGAAGAAAACCCGTCGGACGAACAGCTCAAAGCGGAGCTTGCGCAACTCAAAAAACAGGAGCACGACATCAAGCTCGAAAACGCAAAGCAGATGGTCGAACGCTACCCCAACGATTTCAGCTACCGCTTCGAACTCGGCACGCTTCTGTTCGAGGACGGAAATCTCGACGAGGCAATCATGCAGTTCCAGATTTCGCAGCGCAGCCCGAAAGTCCGCGCGCAGTCGCTGCTTGGCTTGGGCAGGGCGTTCACGATGGGCAAGAAATACGACCTTGCGGTAGACCAGCTGGAAACGGCGAAGAAAGAGTCGAAGATTATGAACGACTCGAAAAAGGAAATCATATACGAACTCGGCACCGCATACGAGCTCATGGGCAAGCCCGAACAGGCTTTCAACGAGTTCAAGGAAATCTACTCGGCGGATATTTCCTACAAGGACGTTGCCGCAAAAATCAACGCCTACTACGCAAAGAAGTAG
- a CDS encoding Mur ligase family protein, with product MKIYFIGICGTATGNVAILMKRLGHSVCGSDTGMYEPMKSALANAHVDARDGWNPKNLEDFAPDLVVVGNAISRMNPELEFMLAARKYRYTSLSALIGENLIGDRKSLVVSGTHGKTTTTCLAAFLLRANGVDAGWLIGGVPTDLAEGGSNLGSTDAPFAIEGDEYDTAYFDKRSKFIHYRPFVLLVNNIEFDHADIFRDLYDVKRTFSHVRRIVSPLGAIVENGDDPNIASLEDTPWTKRIKVGFGENCDVRIKDFRQTADSSSFSLVCGGIEKRVEWNLQGEYNARNAAMAAVGAALVRGGANPLDIDLSPLAKFKGVKRRQETILKTEKILAVEDFGHHPTAIRLTIESMRQKYPDAKLYVAFEPRSNTAKMNVFQDAFGEALELADAAYIGHANTAKTDPARRIDTAEMAATHNPKKLHAFDSNQALLEKLSADISAESGKSVCVFFSNGSFDGIHKKFAERFANA from the coding sequence ATGAAAATCTATTTTATCGGAATTTGCGGCACGGCGACGGGAAACGTCGCCATTCTCATGAAACGCCTCGGGCACTCCGTCTGCGGAAGCGACACGGGCATGTACGAGCCAATGAAAAGCGCGCTCGCCAACGCGCATGTTGACGCGCGCGATGGCTGGAACCCGAAAAATCTGGAAGACTTTGCGCCCGATTTGGTCGTCGTCGGCAACGCAATCAGCCGCATGAATCCGGAGCTTGAATTCATGCTCGCGGCGCGGAAATACAGGTACACAAGCCTCTCGGCGCTCATCGGCGAAAACCTCATAGGCGACAGGAAGTCGCTCGTGGTAAGCGGCACGCACGGCAAGACCACAACCACATGCCTTGCCGCGTTCCTGCTGAGGGCAAACGGCGTCGATGCGGGCTGGCTCATCGGCGGAGTTCCGACAGACCTCGCCGAAGGCGGCTCGAACCTCGGCTCGACCGACGCGCCGTTTGCGATTGAGGGCGACGAGTACGATACCGCCTACTTCGACAAGCGCAGCAAATTTATCCACTACCGCCCCTTTGTCCTTCTGGTAAACAACATCGAATTCGACCACGCCGACATTTTCCGCGACCTCTACGACGTAAAGCGCACGTTCTCGCATGTCCGCAGAATCGTATCCCCCCTCGGCGCGATTGTCGAAAACGGCGACGACCCCAACATTGCGTCGCTCGAAGACACGCCGTGGACGAAGCGCATAAAAGTGGGCTTCGGAGAAAACTGCGACGTGCGCATAAAGGATTTCAGGCAGACGGCGGATTCGTCGTCGTTTTCGCTCGTCTGCGGCGGAATCGAAAAGCGCGTCGAGTGGAATTTGCAGGGAGAATACAACGCCCGCAACGCGGCGATGGCCGCCGTCGGCGCGGCTCTCGTGCGCGGCGGGGCGAACCCGCTCGACATCGACCTTTCGCCGCTCGCAAAATTCAAGGGCGTCAAGCGCAGGCAGGAGACGATTTTGAAGACGGAAAAAATCCTCGCCGTAGAAGATTTCGGACACCACCCGACGGCAATCCGCCTGACGATTGAGTCCATGCGCCAGAAATATCCCGACGCCAAGCTCTACGTCGCTTTCGAGCCGCGCAGCAACACGGCGAAAATGAACGTTTTTCAGGACGCTTTCGGCGAGGCTCTCGAACTCGCCGACGCCGCCTACATCGGGCACGCCAACACCGCAAAGACAGACCCCGCCCGACGCATAGACACCGCGGAAATGGCGGCAACCCACAACCCGAAAAAACTGCACGCTTTCGACTCAAACCAAGCCCTGCTTGAAAAGCTTTCCGCCGACATCTCCGCCGAAAGCGGAAAGTCCGTCTGCGTGTTTTTCAGCAACGGCTCGTTCGACGGCATCCACAAAAAATTCGCCGAACGCTTCGCAAACGCGTAG
- a CDS encoding SGNH/GDSL hydrolase family protein: protein MDLMKFTMLILAAIAAAALSAQTRLAPVAVRGGETIAFVGDSITHNGYHQMFLEYYYSTRFPETELQYLNRGTAGQSAFHLLRRMRTDILKPKADVYVLMVGMNDVGRKYFTREERAKNPKCEEEIARLESVYAERLAKVAEKLAENSRRLYIFSPSIFDETLESPTDSHVGLNARLGRYGKICEDAARRIPNAEFVDIWAETVRINADFQSEAGRGKTIIGSDRVHPSEAGGFAMAAIFLKSLGEPATVCSAEIDRENICAVNCEISNVKQSAGGLRFESLEYALPLAPTPAEESAAKYIDFRSSLNKQTLAVKNLPSGKYALKIDGKKVGVFHSAELARGIDTAALETPQIEASRKILALCKKIRLINERLRFLAHLREMFADKIKDGTTADDAANAVEEIGRTRNNPYYVRLAQLYREHAPRENLLREERENARAEIRAIATPRKHKYALEISE, encoded by the coding sequence ATGGATTTGATGAAATTTACCATGCTCATTCTTGCGGCAATTGCCGCCGCCGCGCTTTCGGCGCAGACAAGGCTTGCGCCCGTCGCCGTGCGCGGGGGCGAGACAATCGCGTTCGTCGGCGACAGCATTACGCACAACGGCTACCACCAGATGTTTTTGGAATATTATTACAGCACGCGCTTTCCCGAAACAGAGCTGCAATACCTTAACAGGGGGACGGCGGGGCAGTCGGCTTTCCACCTGCTGCGCCGAATGCGGACCGACATACTCAAACCCAAAGCCGACGTTTACGTTTTGATGGTCGGCATGAACGACGTCGGCAGAAAATATTTCACGCGCGAAGAGCGGGCGAAAAACCCGAAGTGCGAAGAGGAAATCGCGCGGCTCGAAAGCGTCTACGCAGAACGGCTCGCGAAAGTCGCGGAGAAGCTTGCGGAAAATTCGCGCAGACTCTACATTTTCTCGCCGTCGATTTTCGACGAAACGCTCGAAAGCCCAACCGACTCGCACGTCGGGCTGAACGCGCGGCTCGGACGCTACGGCAAAATCTGCGAAGACGCCGCAAGGCGGATTCCCAACGCGGAATTCGTCGATATTTGGGCGGAGACGGTGCGGATAAACGCCGACTTCCAGAGCGAGGCTGGGCGCGGCAAAACAATAATCGGAAGCGACCGCGTGCACCCGTCCGAAGCGGGAGGGTTTGCGATGGCGGCGATATTCCTAAAATCGCTCGGAGAACCGGCGACGGTGTGCTCGGCGGAAATCGACAGGGAAAATATTTGCGCGGTAAACTGCGAAATTTCAAACGTAAAGCAAAGCGCAGGCGGGCTGCGCTTCGAGTCTCTCGAATACGCGCTGCCGCTTGCGCCGACGCCCGCGGAGGAAAGCGCGGCAAAATACATCGACTTCCGCAGCTCGCTGAACAAACAGACGCTTGCAGTTAAAAATCTGCCGAGCGGAAAATACGCGCTGAAAATCGACGGCAAAAAAGTCGGCGTCTTCCACTCCGCCGAGCTTGCAAGGGGAATCGACACCGCCGCGCTCGAAACCCCGCAGATTGAAGCTTCGCGCAAGATACTTGCGCTCTGCAAGAAAATCAGGCTCATAAACGAACGCCTGCGCTTCCTCGCCCACCTGCGCGAAATGTTTGCCGACAAAATCAAAGACGGCACGACGGCGGACGACGCGGCAAACGCCGTCGAAGAAATCGGCAGGACGCGGAACAATCCGTACTATGTGCGCCTCGCGCAACTCTACCGCGAGCACGCGCCGCGCGAGAATTTGCTAAGGGAAGAGCGCGAAAATGCCCGCGCGGAAATCCGCGCAATCGCCACTCCGCGAAAGCATAAATACGCGCTCGAAATTTCGGAATAG
- the mutL gene encoding DNA mismatch repair endonuclease MutL, with protein MKKLPPEIRILTDDVANKIAAGEVVERPAAVAKELLENAIDAGATRIEIEFKHGGKSFVKVVDDGCGMTRQQALTCLEPHATSKIRAPEDLFNISSYGFRGEAVPSIASVSRFRLRTRPEAQVLGTEIDVYAGSVNSVRDCGMAAGTEITVENLFCSVPARRKFLKSDNVEASHIVKLCRLYALALPDLSITLVENSRTVFRSERNLGVLDRIERVFGAEISSKLFELRRSGRGGMAVSGAILRAGESFPTGRNICAFINGRPVECKAVYSAIKEAYSQFVPKGRFAAAYLFIELDPRTVDVNVHPAKREVRLKNEFQVRDFLFAAISSALAESNSNLRENFSAEPAAEPEFSAVPKPALTPASEAEIPAPRLGNHETAQAAERDPAPARGFSKPLSVAEKPAFSPAVSDEQKPPVREIPALAPVGRGVSERADAPQKSAIAAVAAEWRYIGCLKKRFAIFETAKGLVLMSVSAALKRVRYEEILAGLRGGKVVSQNLLIPLPLKFERGDDEYFSANRKAFETCGFVVEDFGKSFYRISAAPLWLKYGDIENFVRDFVEIAREENRALRKSALSDENFARSLVVRYGAADFTCTETTATELLAKLLSGNSGASSPDGKPTLKEISDAEILRMFQM; from the coding sequence ATGAAAAAACTGCCGCCAGAAATACGCATTCTCACCGACGACGTCGCAAACAAAATCGCGGCGGGCGAGGTTGTCGAACGCCCAGCGGCGGTCGCAAAAGAGCTTCTCGAAAACGCGATAGACGCGGGGGCTACGCGCATCGAAATAGAATTCAAGCACGGCGGAAAATCGTTCGTGAAAGTTGTGGACGACGGCTGCGGAATGACGCGCCAGCAGGCTCTGACATGTCTCGAACCGCACGCGACAAGCAAAATCCGCGCGCCCGAAGACCTCTTCAACATTTCAAGCTACGGCTTTCGCGGCGAGGCGGTGCCGTCCATCGCAAGTGTCAGTCGTTTCCGCCTGCGCACCAGACCCGAAGCGCAGGTCTTGGGCACTGAAATCGACGTCTACGCTGGCAGTGTAAATTCCGTGCGCGACTGCGGCATGGCGGCGGGCACCGAAATCACCGTCGAAAACCTTTTCTGCTCCGTCCCTGCGCGGCGGAAATTTTTAAAAAGCGACAACGTCGAGGCGTCGCACATCGTCAAACTTTGCAGGCTCTACGCGCTCGCCTTGCCCGACCTTTCGATAACGCTTGTCGAAAATTCTCGCACCGTCTTCCGCTCCGAGCGCAATCTCGGCGTGCTCGACAGAATCGAACGCGTTTTCGGCGCGGAGATTTCGTCAAAGCTTTTCGAACTGCGCCGAAGCGGGCGCGGCGGCATGGCGGTCTCCGGCGCGATACTTCGCGCGGGCGAATCTTTTCCGACGGGGCGCAACATCTGCGCGTTTATCAACGGCAGACCCGTGGAGTGCAAGGCGGTCTATTCGGCGATAAAGGAGGCGTATTCGCAGTTCGTGCCGAAGGGCAGGTTCGCGGCGGCGTACCTTTTCATCGAGCTAGACCCGCGCACGGTTGACGTCAACGTGCACCCAGCCAAACGCGAAGTGCGCCTAAAAAACGAGTTCCAAGTGCGCGACTTTCTCTTTGCGGCGATTTCGTCCGCGCTCGCCGAATCGAACTCGAACCTGCGCGAAAATTTTTCGGCCGAACCCGCCGCCGAACCCGAATTTTCCGCGGTTCCGAAGCCCGCGCTTACGCCCGCAAGCGAGGCCGAAATTCCCGCGCCGCGGCTCGGCAATCACGAGACCGCGCAAGCGGCGGAGCGCGACCCCGCTCCCGCCCGCGGATTTTCAAAACCTCTTTCCGTAGCGGAAAAGCCCGCGTTTTCTCCCGCGGTTTCGGACGAACAAAAACCGCCCGTTCGCGAAATTCCCGCGCTTGCGCCCGTCGGACGCGGCGTTTCCGAACGCGCAGACGCGCCGCAAAAATCGGCAATAGCAGCAGTCGCCGCAGAGTGGCGCTACATCGGCTGCCTGAAAAAACGCTTCGCAATTTTCGAGACCGCAAAGGGGCTTGTTCTCATGTCGGTTTCCGCCGCCCTCAAACGCGTCAGATACGAGGAGATTTTGGCTGGGCTTCGCGGCGGCAAAGTGGTGTCGCAAAACCTGCTGATACCGCTGCCGCTGAAATTCGAGCGCGGCGACGACGAGTATTTCTCGGCAAACAGAAAGGCGTTCGAAACCTGCGGGTTTGTCGTCGAGGATTTCGGCAAGTCGTTTTACAGAATTTCCGCCGCACCCCTCTGGCTGAAATACGGCGACATCGAAAATTTCGTGCGCGACTTCGTCGAAATTGCGCGTGAGGAAAACCGCGCCCTGCGCAAGTCCGCGCTGTCGGACGAAAATTTCGCGCGGTCGCTCGTGGTCAGATACGGCGCGGCGGACTTCACATGCACCGAAACCACCGCGACCGAACTTCTGGCAAAACTCCTTTCGGGAAATTCGGGCGCGTCGTCGCCCGATGGCAAACCCACGCTCAAAGAAATCTCCGACGCCGAAATCCTGCGCATGTTCCAGATGTAG
- a CDS encoding carbohydrate porin has protein sequence MQNIKNKLSCSAAAAACFSIAAFAEASAEPLPFGNFGLDQLSECVSKLQSDVKNETGFKPFFDYYAVLLTNPYGGAEQGTNYTHEMIYGITGDLEKVVGWKGATLVVSGAYNAGGNLSNTIGNFFTVSESSVVDGGMFFELYLAQKIDLANGDSATVRLGRIAMADSFNSLPIFGSLVSGAFDSTPASMFGNSPFTSSPVATWGASVKYETVENLSLCAGIYQIPQNVQSTTWSGTDWRIQSDDGYMAMFQIAWNPTFCAESDGSGGLSGTYQIGAWFFGGFDMPYLDGSTGSRGNGYGFYAHGQQQIWAERDNPNKYVSVFAGAQVAPVNSISTMPLMLYGGFQLQGFVPKRENDGLCVAFANGWFSYELNKVQEATYENMIEITYVMQLNENVSIQPDFQYIMRPYGNSGIDDALVVGGQLIVSF, from the coding sequence ATGCAAAATATAAAAAATAAGTTGTCGTGCTCGGCGGCCGCCGCGGCATGTTTTTCAATCGCGGCGTTCGCGGAGGCGTCCGCAGAACCCCTCCCGTTCGGAAATTTCGGCTTGGACCAGCTTTCCGAATGCGTCTCGAAATTGCAGTCCGACGTGAAAAACGAAACGGGCTTCAAGCCCTTCTTCGACTACTACGCCGTTCTGCTCACAAACCCCTACGGCGGGGCGGAGCAGGGCACCAACTACACCCACGAAATGATTTACGGCATCACCGGAGACCTCGAAAAAGTCGTCGGCTGGAAAGGCGCAACGCTCGTGGTTTCGGGGGCGTACAATGCGGGCGGAAATCTGTCGAACACGATAGGAAATTTCTTCACGGTCTCGGAGTCGTCGGTGGTTGACGGCGGCATGTTCTTCGAACTCTATCTGGCGCAGAAAATCGACTTGGCAAACGGCGATTCCGCAACCGTGCGTCTTGGCAGAATCGCGATGGCGGACAGCTTCAACTCGCTCCCGATTTTCGGCAGCCTCGTAAGCGGCGCGTTCGACTCTACGCCGGCGTCGATGTTCGGCAACAGCCCGTTCACCTCGTCGCCCGTCGCAACTTGGGGCGCGAGCGTCAAGTACGAAACCGTCGAAAACCTGAGCCTCTGCGCGGGGATTTATCAAATTCCGCAAAACGTGCAGTCTACGACGTGGAGCGGAACCGACTGGCGCATACAGTCGGACGACGGCTATATGGCGATGTTCCAAATTGCGTGGAACCCGACATTCTGCGCGGAGTCGGACGGCTCAGGCGGACTTTCGGGAACATACCAAATCGGCGCATGGTTCTTCGGCGGCTTCGACATGCCGTACCTCGACGGCAGCACTGGTTCGCGCGGCAACGGCTACGGATTCTACGCGCACGGCCAGCAGCAAATTTGGGCCGAAAGGGATAATCCGAATAAGTACGTTTCGGTTTTCGCGGGCGCGCAGGTCGCGCCGGTAAATTCGATTTCGACAATGCCGCTAATGCTCTACGGGGGCTTCCAGTTGCAGGGCTTCGTTCCGAAAAGGGAAAACGACGGCTTGTGCGTCGCCTTCGCAAACGGGTGGTTCAGCTACGAACTTAATAAAGTTCAGGAGGCGACATACGAAAACATGATAGAAATAACATACGTCATGCAATTAAACGAAAATGTATCAATACAGCCAGATTTTCAGTATATAATGAGACCCTATGGCAATAGCGGAATCGACGATGCCCTCGTGGTCGGCGGACAACTGATAGTGTCGTTTTAG